In one Myxocyprinus asiaticus isolate MX2 ecotype Aquarium Trade chromosome 1, UBuf_Myxa_2, whole genome shotgun sequence genomic region, the following are encoded:
- the LOC127448486 gene encoding lysophosphatidylcholine acyltransferase 2-like yields MLICHPMSSPVSKLLQQTFCMFDGFLRSVQPVLVSRKDPDSCRNTILEIERRAQSGWPAQILIFPEGTCTNRLCLITFIQGAFVPGVPVQPVLIRYPNKLDTVSWTGQGPKSARLLLLTLCQLYTTVEIEFLPPWTPTEIEKKSPTKFAHSVRAVMAESLGLPVTDHTYEDCRLMIAARQLTLPTEAGLVKFTKISRKLELKWDNVKKELQSFANIACSCKGGRITSEEFAIFFKLPISPALLELFTLFDRDSVSITKPWKMWMAPLISESMSLVLLFCVKQLIMRMLFRLLVSCLTLMKITVSHKRSLAVCYVLHLERVILTSTGSLQRLMQMDQDI; encoded by the exons ATGCTGATCTGTCACCCGATGAGCTCACCAGTATCAAAGCTGTTACAGCAAACATTTTGTATGTTTGACG GGTTTTTGCGCAGTGTGCAGCCAGTGCTTGTTTCACGCAAAGATCCAGATTCTTGTAGAAACACCATCCTTGAGATTGAGAGGAGAGCACAGTCAGGCTGGCCTGCACAG ataCTCATTTTTCCTGAAGGAACATGTACAAACAGATTGTGTCTCATTACTTTCATACAAG GTGCCTTTGTCCCAGGGGTCCCAGTACAGCCTGTTCTTATCAGATACCCAAATAAGCTG GACACAGTCTCGTGGACAGGGCAAGGCCCAAAATC GGCCAGACTACTGCTGCTTACACTCTGTCAGCTTTACACAACAGTGGAGATTGAG TTTCTACCCCCTTGGACTCCTACAGAGATCGAGAAAAAGAGTCCTACCAAGTTTGCTCATTCAGTGAGAGCTGTCATGGCAGA gTCGCTAGGCTTGCCGGTCACAGACCACACTTATGAAGATTGTCGTTTGATGATTGCAGCTAGACAATTGACCCTGCCTACGGAAGCAGGCCTCGTGAAGTTTACCAAAATCAGCAGGAAATTGGA ACTAAAATGGGACAATGTGAAGAAGGAGTTGCAGAGTTTTGCCAACATAGCTTGTTCCTGCAAAGGTGGGAGAATCACAAGTGAGGAGTTTGCCATTTTCTTCAAACTGCCCATCAGCCCAGCTCTGCTGGAGCTTTTCACTCTGTTTGACAGGGATAGTGTGTCCATAACTAAACCCTGGAA AATGTGGATGGCACCATTGATTTCAGAGAGTATGTCATTGGTGTTACTGTTCTGTGTCAAACAGCTAATAATGAGGATGTTATTCAGACTGCTTGTAAG CTGTTTGACATTGATGAAGATAACTGTATCACACAAGAGGAGTTTAGCAGTTTGCTACGTTCTGCACTTGGAGCGTGTGATCTTGACGTCCACAGGCTCTTTACAGAGATTGATGCAGATGGATCAGGACATATAA